The following DNA comes from Solea senegalensis isolate Sse05_10M linkage group LG10, IFAPA_SoseM_1, whole genome shotgun sequence.
GCAATACATTTTAACAGCAGCACAGATTTCCAGTGACCATGAATGTCAAAACAAATACCTCTctgaaaggtttaaaaaaaaaaaaaacagtgttatgACCTTCATGAAGGAAGGATTTATTGCAATATTGTACTGGACAGCATCAGATTTTGTTTTAcccaacattacattttatggtATGCTTCTTTGTCCAGCATTCGTGAGCACCGAAGTAGAATTTGATTTGTGACGATCTGTAGAGGATGTGATGTACTTGCACGACAACTGTTAAACTGGATggaatcagttaaaaagacagcAAAACTGTTGAGTTGCTGGATTTCGAGCACACTGCTGCTGGTATAAAGGGGTTGACACACaccagtccacacacacagtttaggTAAGGGTGGAACAGCAGGCACAGATGGGCGCCGACACTGCCCTCTAATACACTACCCACTAAAGAGTGAGTCAAACCAGAGAAGGAATAAACAGGTAGtatgacattttacacacagcCACAGACTCACAACTACAGGAGGCAGCAGGCACGAAACATGTTCATGCCTGACGAGGAGGTGATATGCAGAGAGACACTCTCATTGGCCGAGACAAACAGGACAGTACCCCGCCTCAGGGTGACATCAGATAGGGCAGCGACGGAGGTCGCCACGGCATCGCCTTCAATGACCAGGAGGATGCTGGCACTGTCAACAGGAGCCATGGTGTACTGCTTCACCGACGCCGGTACCTGGAGGAAGGGCAGAATAAAACAAGGTGAGCATGTTTGTATATGAAAGATGGTCTGGTGAGCACAAACGTGTggatgttttaattataaaacatttaaagctgtGGCACTTAACTCATACATAGAAATCAATGTCAAAATGTTAAATTCAAACCAGTATTGAGATTTcacacaagtgttttgttttcatgtcatctGGTGATGTCATCCGTTTTATGTCACAAATGACAGGGAAGGCTGAAGCGAAGAGAGGAGAAAGTCTAATGCAACTGCTAGCCTCATTGGCTGAAAATGTCCAGAACCACCTACGAAAAAGTAACTCCTAATCCTCATAGAACAaccaatatgtgtgtgtcacagagctgcagcaggaaaTGTGTCTTCCTTTTAGATTTTTATCAGATTTCTTTTTgcccaaaacataaacaacttCTTTCCTTCAGCAAAAGGtacaaaacatcaacaaagtAAAATAGAACATaggttaaaaaataaagtaaaaaagagaagCCTCAATCAGAATAGTATTCTATTGAGGTGGGCTTAATAGAGAAAaacatatgtaaaataaatgaaaacaagagggtcaggaacagaaacactgttccTTGGTGTGGGAGTTAAGAGCTTGGCTCTGATATAGTCTATAAATGGTTGCCAGATTTTCACGAATGTGGCCGCGGAGCCATGCATCAATTTCTCAAGTTTGATATGCTGCATCACATCCCGCATCAGCAGAGTGAGTTTAGTTGGATAAGTTCTTATTGTTTACACCTGCTGCTATCACAAAAATTGCAATTAAATGATCTGGTCGAATTGTCAAACGGAAAATGTATTGAATATGGAGTTGTAGTAAGCGGACGAGCTAGGACAGTGCCAGAATGTATGTACTAGAGAAGCAGGTGAAAGCCTGCAGCGGCTGCAAGTCAGCTCTACATCTGGGTTCATTTtagcgttttttttttagtttagctTCTGAGAGATGAAGCCAATGCAGaactttaaattgaattacGCCGTGCCGGGCGCATTTTGAGGCAGAGTGCACACCCTCCGAGGCTTCCTTCCACTGCTCTGGTGAAATAACCACCCAGTGATAGATTTTGTAGATTAGCATTAaacctataaataaaatatcctTTGTGGCAGCGGCTTGTTATGAGCTGTAGATCAAAACTGCTGAGAAACTATCAAGAAAGATAACGTGTGTGTCTTTGATTCACTGCTCATGTCTGTAGGGGAAAACTATTATTTGGCCTTTTTTTACATGATCAACTTACACATTCGTAGATACAATCCCTAAAACTCAAAGACCAGCGGTGACTCACAAATCACATATTCTTACAATAAGGCCTCTGTGCAACCTTGGCTCCCATAAAGTCAATTGTTGCTCCTACATCTGAGGTAAAGGGTGGATAATACAGTGGAATGCAGTCCTCCCCAAGGTTGTCTCTAGGTATCAGCAGAGGCATGCGCCAGACATCTTGACCTGTAGCCTTTCCTCTAAGCTAAGGAGTCATATACAGTACCTTCACTGGCAGAATGAGAGAACTTCATATTCAGCGTTGTCTTAATTCTCGCTTAACTCATCACAGACTTCAGAGACTCCAACAATGCTcctctcacctgataatcaaaatcTCAACAACAATGACATTCTGTTTGCTCTACTTGGGGTTGTAGCTACACTAGTAGTGTTTTAGAGAGAGACCCTCCACACTAGAGCTTATTTGAAGCCACCAAGCTTGGTTTCTTTattgatatattttctttatctgAAATGCTGCTGCAACTGGTGGCCTTTACTTTTTGAATCCTCGCTCACCTGTATCCTCATCACACTGAAGTCTGGCACTGGTGGGTCGTAGAGCTCCACACACGGGTCTGAAGGGTCCTGGACACATGGGAAGATTTTGGAGCTGGCAGGCGCAGGGCTGTAGTTGAGCATTTCACACAGCGTGTTCACATCGATGTATTTTGGCGTGAGACCGGCCCTCACTGTGTTGTCTGAGCAGGCCATACACTCGATGCAGTCTACATGGAAAAGATAGAAAAGGGAGGTTTCAAATAAGCCAAGTGGTgagtcagggttagggttagggttttttCTGATGTACTTTTACAATTGGATGAACAAAGAATGCTGATTTCAGAGTTTCTTCAGTCAAATATGTTTGATTTCTGAAATCCTTGATGTGATTGCATTATtaactgtttaaaaaagaagGTTACATAAAACCATATTTCAATATCTGATAATagacatggagaaaaaaaaacataattgagCCTATTTCTTAAAACAAATCTACGTATACATATGTCATGTGACTGAGACAAAGAACCAatctggtttttgttttttcctggaCTTGGCAGACAACAAAAATATACTATAAATATAATACTATAAATATACTACAACACTATATAAACATATAGTACTCGCTGACCTCCATAAAGGTATGCATGAGGCTCGTTGGCTCCCAGGAACATGGCCTGACCAGGATCCAGGACCATGTTGTTGAGGAAATAGATGGAAAAGCAGCCAATGTCACCAGGATACTGAGAGTGGAGACGGAGCAACAGGTCACCGTTGCTGCTCGATGTGTCCTTTCCCGCTGCAACTGCACAAGACAAACATCCATGAGTGtgacttttttcctccttaGAAGTAAGAGTTTACGATTACAAGGATAATATCCTGTACACTTTGTAAAGCCCTTCTACGACACTTTCAGATTTTGGGCTATAATGTTGAAATATCTTTTCAATATTATAGCCTTTGTGGATGTTAGTCCATTTTCAAATGGTGAATACTCTGCACATGCACTGCATCAGGCACAAGACTCTATGATCAAATATTGCTACACACTGAGCAATCATCAAATCCAAAAGTCAACATGAAGCAGCGACTCAGGCCAAATCCCAAATTTCTTAAATAATGTATGATAAGGATATTTAAGTGCAAAAATGCATGTTGCTCAAAGGATGAATAAAGGATGAAAACGTTTGTAGTGcttcatagtgtgtgtgtgtgtgctgagtcAGCACTTAGATAGTTTTAACCAAGTATTTCACATTAGTTCTCTGCTAAATTAGACTTGTTTCTTCTGTGTCCTCACCCTCCTCAGTGACTCTCTTCACCAGCATGTTGAGCTGGTCTACAAACACCTTCTTCTCACAGTTCATCATCCTGGTGAAGCACTTCTTCAGTGCCTGGCTTATACGAACTGCATCTCCCACGCTGCACTGCAGCTCCTCCACCGCCTCCTTGCCCACCAGAGCATGGAACTCTGGGACACCTGATGGATTTCcacacaaatgcacaaggttAAGCTTTTACCAAGGGTACTTTACTTCAAATTCCATCAATTGTATTTAATGTACTATagatgcatatacagtatagtactGTTTACACCAAAagtcttatcttttttttgcccTTGCTCCTCCAGTTGCTGCCTAAAATTAGTCTACAAATCCACAAGCCTCCAATGGAACTTTGGGACTCACATTTAAGGAACTCCAGGATCTCCTCCACTGGTCTGAAGCCACAGAGGCCCTGGAAGGGGGTGAGGGCAATGGCCATCTCTGGCTTGTGGTTGTTGTCTGGATAGTACTCCGGAAAGTGAGCATGGAGACGAGCAGCTAACTCCTGTGGAAAACATAATGAATGACAGGTGAGTGGTTACATAGCCCAAACCAGCAGAGCTAAATACTGTAACAAACTTTATATTCAGCATGTCTATTGTTcatctttaaattaaatattaataggAAACTGAATATGGAACActgatgaaagtgtgtgtgattctcTCTAAAAATATACGCTGTACAGTCTCCGCTAATCAACTGCAGATAGGGAACAGTGTGGTGTAGGTGCGTGTTTGTGAACTCACCCTGTTAGGATGGGCCTGTATGGACAGAGCTGTATTGACAGAGAGGACTTTGAAGAGGAAGGGCAGCTGACCCTGGAAAGTGTCTTTAACTTTGGAGCCCAGGCAGGCAGGGAAGTGGGCGATCCACTGGCCCAGCGTGGTCTGTGCGATCCTGTTGTCTTTTATCTGGGCGTCACCTTTTGGGTGGGCACCCATCCACAACTGGAACAGACAACATTGCTTTCAAGTTAACAAGTTACAACCAATAATCAGTTTAAAAcctaaaaacctgtttttagattttttggaatatttagataattaccaatgctgtccATTTAGGGCAGGTGTGGTCTagtacatttgttaagcactgtattttatgagcaaaataaaatactgtctTATTcagaattatattatattaacagTCAGATTATTAGTGTCCTCATAAACATAGTCGGTGTCACTACCAGAGCATGTGAGTGGAGCTCATCCGCCCATCGCTCACAGAGCTGTACTCCCCCTCAACATGTCACACATAGGCCTCCACTACCACCTTCTATAGATAACCATGAAAATCAACATGGCCACCCATATGAAATGTGACAGTAATGTCTCATGTTTCATGAAAATGTCACCACTGCTGATGTAACCTGGTTGAATGACCTATAAGACAAACTGTGCAGCACTGGTGcggctaaataaataaagacttgGTTATGAGACAAAGCCTCTCAAGTgagacactgagaaacacaaacacatttcaatcaTTTCAGGTACTTTCAGTGATGATTTAGAAAACCCTGGATAAGTTTAGTTTACATTTACTCAGTTTACTTACTGATCTACAGTGATCTTAGATACACCATTTCTTAATATTAGGCATCTTGATGAATGTCCAATTTCTTTAAACCAGTACCTTACCTCAGCATAAGGCTTGCCATCCTCTATGACAGCTAGTGGGTCTCCACCTACGACCAGTTTAGCCACCTCGCTGTCCAGCCCATGTTTACCCCATGCATAGTTTTGCACAGCACAGGTCAGGGGAAACACTGTAGAGGAAAcaggttttaaagggttaaatcgAAGCAACTATTTCAGATATGAAATGAAGAACAGTGTTATAACTGTGTTGGTCATGGACACACTAAAcacattttgagtttttatgATAAATGAAGTCTTCCATAAGTTCTCATTGGAAGTGAGTGATGTACACCTGCAGTATTCAACTTTACCAAAATCCAACATACTGCATATACATACTGTTTTTTCACTGACTAATCAGCatattgtaatgtttttgtaatatCATCTTTTCAAATGTcagttacatgtttttgtaacattacagtAAGTCTAAAGAACTATATTAAAGCATTTGTTTTACGATTATGACAACATTATTATGAATCCCTTTTTTGACAATTTAATAATGCCCCATGCCTAATGTACTGTAAGTTTATAGTTACATGACCAGCTTTGTATACCAGGGACAGGGAAAACAACCTATTAATCTATCTggttaaatatactgtatgtgatatACAGATTCCACCAGGGATGCACTGTAGTATATGGGGGTGgcttaaaatattgatttggcgATAtatcgtccttcctcgtgcaatacgataatcgatacgcCAGGGAAAATATCGATAATgagttattttatgtttgttttctgaggcaaggattcattttacataataaatacatattattagtaatatatatatacagatatgtatatatgtatacatacatatatatatacatatgtatatatatatatatatacatatatatatatatacatatatacatacagtgtatatatatatcgttgtatcgtgatattgcTGGTATCGTAGATCACGTGTACACCTACTGTAATACAAAGCTAACTATGCATTGTCCATTGACAGAAACACGCACACAATAACCGGGTTCACGTTTGCGAGTTTGTCCATCACTTTACTTGAATTCAAGTACATTTAAAGACGTTCTTAGCTACACATAATGGTATATGTGGTCGAAATGCCAGTAAGCTACATGTTACTTCTCCCAATGTATCCGCTTCGCATTAAGCCAACAACCGGCTGAGATAAAGCCGTACGTGGATGCTCGCGACAACAACATTTCTCTTCGCAGTCATCGCGTTAGAAACGTCGCTAACATGTAGTGTCACGTAAATAAAACCCAAGATAGATGAAGGCACATCGATGAAACACATGATTTGACACCGCTGTGAAGGAGAAATTCTCACTCACCTCTCACTTCCTCCATTGCTGCGACGTCGGCTGTCAGACCCAGACCGTAGATGACGTCACAACTCTCCCAACTGTTCCCACTTCTCTCAAATGTCACGTCCACAAAAATAGAATTCACCaagcaaaacctttttttattattattatgattttataaatgtattttaaccaggaaaataacaataaatatgcagtagattattattattattattattgataataataataataataataataataataatacacgtTGGGGTTGGTTTTTATCATGTAAGCACTTATGTTCTACAATTTCTATTTGTATGAAACGTGcattataaataaagtctgattgattgattgggcTATTAAAATTGATAATCTAATTTTTGTGCATACTTGTGATGTAATTGCGTGAAATTACTTTTCTTATACtgtttgtatactgtatat
Coding sequences within:
- the mpi gene encoding mannose-6-phosphate isomerase, which codes for MEEVRVFPLTCAVQNYAWGKHGLDSEVAKLVVGGDPLAVIEDGKPYAELWMGAHPKGDAQIKDNRIAQTTLGQWIAHFPACLGSKVKDTFQGQLPFLFKVLSVNTALSIQAHPNRELAARLHAHFPEYYPDNNHKPEMAIALTPFQGLCGFRPVEEILEFLKCVPEFHALVGKEAVEELQCSVGDAVRISQALKKCFTRMMNCEKKVFVDQLNMLVKRVTEEVAAGKDTSSSNGDLLLRLHSQYPGDIGCFSIYFLNNMVLDPGQAMFLGANEPHAYLYGDCIECMACSDNTVRAGLTPKYIDVNTLCEMLNYSPAPASSKIFPCVQDPSDPCVELYDPPVPDFSVMRIQVPASVKQYTMAPVDSASILLVIEGDAVATSVAALSDVTLRRGTVLFVSANESVSLHITSSSGMNMFRACCLL